A genomic stretch from Pseudomonas mendocina includes:
- a CDS encoding GNAT family N-acetyltransferase, translated as MTDLIYPARQRPLLNPDLALRDLNLDTDVAILHPWYQMDYAHFWNMQNMTPEATRTFYADALASGAMRAYMGFYRGEPAFVVERYEPRLDEVSTCYEVADGDVGMHFFVAPSSAPIRGFTRDVLRVVMAFMFDHCQAKRVVVEPDIRNTKVHRLNHQVGFVDSAVIELSWKTAQLSFCTASDFAQTLEG; from the coding sequence ATGACTGATCTGATTTATCCGGCCCGTCAGCGCCCGTTGCTTAACCCGGACTTGGCTCTACGCGATCTCAATCTGGATACCGATGTCGCCATTCTGCACCCCTGGTATCAGATGGATTACGCCCACTTCTGGAACATGCAGAACATGACGCCCGAAGCCACTCGCACCTTTTATGCGGACGCGCTGGCCAGTGGTGCGATGCGCGCTTACATGGGCTTTTACCGGGGCGAGCCGGCCTTTGTAGTCGAGCGCTATGAGCCGCGCCTGGACGAAGTGTCCACCTGCTACGAAGTCGCTGATGGCGATGTCGGCATGCATTTTTTTGTAGCACCCAGCAGCGCGCCAATTCGTGGTTTCACCCGCGATGTACTGCGCGTGGTGATGGCTTTTATGTTCGATCACTGCCAGGCCAAACGTGTCGTGGTGGAGCCGGATATCCGCAACACCAAGGTGCACCGCCTCAATCATCAGGTCGGTTTCGTCGACAGCGCTGTCATTGAGCTGTCGTGGAAAACCGCCCAGCTGTCGTTCTGTACCGCCAGCGATTTTGCTCAAACACTTGAAGGATAA
- a CDS encoding IucA/IucC family siderophore biosynthesis protein — protein MTSSRMDQPNSVVSHLEPEVWARVNRHLVRKAIAEYSHEQLFTPERIGTSAREGWARYQLPANTENCRYLFEAKQMELRNWWVNADSIVRELDGKAEAGLDALTFIIDFKRTLGVPADKLPIYLDEISSTLFGAAYKISRDYLTSAQLADADYQQFEVSMTEGHPGFVANNGRLGFDAFDYQAFAPEAGSPFSIIWLAVHTSNAHFASIPGLDHQRLMDEELGTEQVVRFQQQLRDLGVDPADYVFMPTHPWQWYSKLSIMFSADVANRKIIALGRSDDQYLAQQSVRTYFNISQPHKRYVKTSLSVLNMGFMRGLSPYYMSGTPAINAYLYELIESDPVLRDYGFRILREVASVGYRNRYYEAALESDSPYKKMLSALWRENPLGQLQAGERLMSMTALLHTDPDGEALLPELMRRSGLEPVQWMRQYLKAFLQPLVHCFYAHSLVFMPHGENLILVLKEHVPVRVFMKDIAEESAILDKDAKMPEGLQRLAVDVPEDYKLLGIFIDVFDGVFRHMSQLLEEHGCMSEQLYWRTVAESVLEYQRAHPELQHRFDTYDFFAPTFLHSCLNRLQLRNNLQMVDLANPAGSTILAEPLINPLAAYAPDRSGQIS, from the coding sequence ATGACGTCTTCACGCATGGATCAGCCCAACTCTGTTGTCAGCCACCTAGAGCCAGAGGTGTGGGCTCGGGTTAATCGCCATCTGGTGCGCAAGGCAATAGCCGAGTATTCCCACGAGCAGCTGTTTACCCCTGAGCGTATCGGCACATCGGCTCGCGAGGGCTGGGCGCGTTATCAGTTGCCCGCCAATACCGAGAACTGCCGCTATCTGTTTGAGGCCAAACAGATGGAGCTGCGCAATTGGTGGGTGAATGCCGACAGCATCGTTCGCGAGCTGGATGGCAAAGCTGAAGCCGGGCTGGATGCGTTGACCTTTATCATCGACTTCAAACGCACCCTCGGTGTACCGGCGGACAAGCTGCCGATTTACCTGGATGAGATCAGCAGCACTCTGTTTGGCGCCGCTTACAAGATCAGCCGCGACTACCTGACCAGCGCACAGCTGGCGGATGCTGACTATCAGCAGTTCGAAGTCAGCATGACTGAAGGCCATCCGGGCTTTGTCGCCAACAACGGCCGCCTCGGCTTTGATGCCTTCGACTATCAGGCTTTTGCACCTGAAGCGGGTTCGCCCTTCTCCATCATCTGGCTGGCAGTGCACACCAGCAATGCCCACTTCGCCTCCATTCCCGGCCTCGACCACCAGCGCTTGATGGATGAAGAACTGGGTACCGAGCAAGTGGTCCGCTTTCAGCAGCAGCTGCGTGATCTGGGCGTCGATCCGGCGGATTATGTGTTTATGCCGACCCACCCGTGGCAGTGGTACAGCAAGCTGAGCATCATGTTCAGCGCCGATGTGGCCAACCGCAAAATCATCGCCCTGGGGCGCAGTGACGATCAGTACCTGGCCCAGCAGTCGGTGCGCACCTACTTCAATATTTCTCAGCCGCATAAGCGCTATGTGAAGACTTCGCTGTCGGTCCTCAACATGGGCTTTATGCGTGGCCTGTCGCCTTACTACATGTCAGGCACTCCGGCGATTAATGCGTACCTGTACGAGCTGATCGAAAGTGACCCGGTGCTGCGTGATTACGGCTTCCGCATCCTCCGTGAAGTGGCGTCAGTGGGTTATCGCAACCGCTATTACGAAGCTGCGCTGGAAAGCGACAGCCCGTACAAGAAAATGCTCTCTGCGCTGTGGCGGGAAAACCCGCTTGGCCAGTTGCAGGCTGGCGAGCGCCTGATGAGCATGACCGCCCTGCTGCACACTGACCCGGACGGCGAAGCCCTGCTACCTGAGTTGATGCGCCGCTCCGGATTGGAGCCGGTGCAGTGGATGCGCCAGTACCTGAAAGCTTTCTTGCAGCCGTTGGTGCACTGCTTCTACGCCCACTCGCTGGTGTTTATGCCTCACGGCGAGAACCTGATTCTGGTGCTCAAGGAACACGTGCCAGTGCGCGTGTTTATGAAGGACATCGCAGAAGAGTCGGCCATCCTCGATAAGGACGCGAAGATGCCAGAAGGCTTGCAGCGCCTGGCCGTGGATGTGCCGGAAGACTACAAGCTGCTGGGTATCTTCATCGACGTATTCGACGGCGTTTTCCGCCATATGAGCCAGCTGCTGGAAGAGCATGGTTGCATGAGCGAGCAACTGTACTGGCGCACGGTGGCTGAGTCGGTGCTGGAGTATCAGCGTGCCCATCCAGAGTTGCAGCATCGTTTCGATACCTACGATTTCTTTGCTCCGACTTTCCTGCACTCGTGCCTGAATCGCCTGCAACTGCGCAACAACCTGCAAATGGTCGACCTGGCCAACCCGGCTGGCAGCACCATTCTGGCTGAACCATTGATTAACCCGCTGGCGGCTTATGCGCCGGATCGCAGTGGGCAGATTTCATAA
- a CDS encoding TonB-dependent siderophore receptor, which yields MKKINKHGRLTTLSAASSPCVLILALGVITPHAWAEELPIGAGETLSLKGADIVGKESPAPTVTEKGDSYTIESSNTATKLDLSPRQTPQTIVTVTNQQLKDFHLTDINSTLDAAGVNVQRVETDRTYFSVRGFDVSNFQLDGIGLPFSSEEQMGDIDTILYDHIDVLKGANGLLSTPGNPAATVNFVRKRPTREFQASASFGYGSWDKRRSEFDLSGALNEAGTVRGRFIAMDEVGDSYLDRYSKTKNVFSGILEFDLNDSNTLTVGHSQQRNRPNGIMWGGVNLYNSDGSKHHFSQHYNTGPDWTYWDTNDKQTFVELASDLGYGWQSKATLNYNETSGDGEMFIAQGLPDTGETSFASKFKRGERQILGDFYVKGPFELFSRTHEVVLGTSWAKDDVQWTSQDAAAGVLLPPNFGGRFPHPEFGKVTSSADFTNFRRSYYAATTLNLTDGLKFIGGANWTKLTSSGEQTGDAHAYSKSKVTPYYGLVYDFHPNYSAYVSYTEIFNPQFKNSVDGGLLDPVEGDSVEGGIKGEWFDKRLNASISLFRTKQDNYGEYADQVGTVNRYKGIDIKSEGYELTVGGELSPGWQMNAGMTHLFSLRNKDGSAARTYIPQNQVYLSTSYKVPQIQGLKVGASMNWQSEIFRDQGKTASGQEIVSKQDSYAVFNTMASYDIDQNWNVALNVNNIFNEKYLTSLYWAQSFYAAPRNTMATVTWKY from the coding sequence ATGAAAAAAATCAATAAGCATGGCCGCCTGACAACGCTGAGCGCTGCATCCAGCCCCTGTGTCCTGATCCTGGCACTGGGCGTTATCACTCCACACGCTTGGGCTGAAGAACTGCCGATTGGGGCAGGGGAAACCTTGTCGCTTAAAGGGGCGGATATTGTTGGCAAAGAGTCGCCAGCGCCGACGGTGACCGAGAAGGGGGACTCCTACACCATCGAGTCGAGCAACACCGCGACCAAGCTCGATCTGTCGCCACGGCAGACACCGCAGACCATCGTCACGGTCACCAACCAGCAGCTTAAGGACTTCCACCTGACCGATATCAACAGCACGTTGGATGCGGCAGGGGTCAATGTGCAGCGGGTCGAAACGGATCGTACCTACTTCTCTGTGCGCGGTTTTGATGTTTCCAACTTTCAACTGGATGGCATTGGCCTGCCATTCAGTTCTGAAGAGCAGATGGGCGATATCGACACCATCCTCTATGACCATATCGACGTGCTCAAAGGTGCTAACGGTCTGCTCTCGACCCCGGGTAACCCGGCAGCGACCGTCAACTTTGTACGCAAGCGCCCAACCCGGGAGTTTCAGGCCTCTGCCTCATTTGGTTATGGCTCGTGGGATAAGCGTCGCAGCGAGTTTGATTTGTCCGGTGCCTTAAATGAAGCAGGCACTGTGCGTGGACGGTTTATTGCAATGGACGAGGTGGGTGATTCTTATTTGGATCGCTACTCGAAAACCAAGAACGTGTTCAGCGGCATTCTTGAGTTCGACCTCAATGACAGCAATACCCTGACGGTGGGCCACTCCCAGCAACGCAACCGCCCGAACGGCATCATGTGGGGAGGCGTTAACCTCTATAACAGTGATGGTTCTAAACATCACTTCAGTCAGCATTACAACACCGGCCCAGACTGGACCTACTGGGACACCAATGACAAACAGACCTTTGTCGAGCTGGCCAGTGATCTAGGTTACGGTTGGCAGAGCAAAGCGACACTGAATTACAACGAAACCAGTGGTGATGGCGAAATGTTTATCGCTCAAGGTCTTCCCGATACCGGTGAGACCAGTTTCGCGTCGAAGTTCAAACGTGGAGAGCGGCAGATCTTGGGGGACTTCTATGTCAAAGGCCCTTTTGAGTTGTTTAGCCGTACTCATGAAGTGGTGCTTGGCACAAGTTGGGCCAAAGATGATGTGCAGTGGACCTCCCAAGATGCCGCAGCCGGTGTACTGCTGCCGCCGAATTTCGGTGGTAGGTTCCCTCATCCTGAGTTCGGCAAAGTCACCAGCAGCGCCGATTTCACCAACTTCCGCCGCAGTTATTACGCCGCAACCACGTTAAATCTTACTGATGGACTGAAGTTTATCGGCGGCGCCAACTGGACCAAGCTGACCAGTAGCGGCGAGCAGACCGGCGATGCCCACGCTTACTCCAAATCCAAGGTCACTCCGTATTACGGGCTGGTGTATGACTTCCATCCAAACTACTCGGCGTACGTCAGCTACACCGAGATCTTCAATCCGCAGTTCAAGAACAGTGTGGACGGTGGCCTGCTTGACCCGGTCGAAGGAGACAGCGTTGAAGGGGGGATTAAGGGTGAGTGGTTCGACAAGCGCCTAAATGCCAGCATCTCCCTGTTCCGCACCAAGCAGGACAACTATGGGGAGTATGCTGACCAAGTCGGGACCGTGAACCGATACAAAGGCATTGATATCAAATCGGAAGGTTATGAGCTGACGGTTGGTGGTGAGCTGTCGCCGGGCTGGCAGATGAATGCTGGTATGACCCACCTGTTCTCTCTGCGGAATAAGGATGGCAGTGCTGCACGGACTTACATTCCACAGAATCAGGTCTACCTGAGCACCTCCTATAAAGTGCCGCAGATTCAAGGCCTGAAAGTCGGCGCGAGTATGAACTGGCAGAGCGAGATATTCCGTGATCAGGGCAAGACCGCTAGTGGACAGGAGATCGTCAGCAAGCAGGACTCCTATGCCGTGTTTAACACCATGGCCAGCTATGACATTGATCAAAACTGGAACGTCGCACTGAACGTCAACAACATCTTTAACGAGAAATACTTAACCAGCCTGTATTGGGCTCAGTCCTTCTACGCCGCACCACGCAACACCATGGCGACGGTGACCTGGAAGTATTGA
- a CDS encoding ABC transporter substrate-binding protein, translated as MTDLTRRTLTQAMLAAALFPWGLARAATAPRIASLSWEMTEHLLKLNVLPVAVADAQVYREWVVHPTLPADVPNVGTRTEPNLELLAQSRPQLILITPLLEDIRDKLERIAPVLSYQDFTQEQDNQTLQRNNLLHLATQVGQQARAELELMRMDRRLIQLHQQLLAHFNGQPPKVTVIRFASPTVVYVMGPNSMPEHALQRLGLSPAMKVEKSRWGALQKPVTDLGQINDGVVLYIGPFAQQERVFSTALWQGMPFVRKGHVAEMKPVWTHGGIFCIENLAETISDALLNLPADAALNSPPPLS; from the coding sequence ATGACCGACCTCACCCGCCGCACGCTGACCCAAGCCATGCTCGCTGCCGCACTGTTCCCTTGGGGCCTTGCGAGGGCAGCCACAGCACCGCGCATCGCATCCCTGAGTTGGGAGATGACCGAACACCTGTTGAAGCTGAATGTGCTGCCCGTAGCGGTGGCCGACGCACAGGTTTACCGGGAATGGGTGGTTCACCCGACGCTGCCTGCTGACGTGCCCAATGTCGGTACTCGCACCGAGCCAAATCTGGAGCTGCTGGCGCAATCGCGACCACAGCTGATTCTGATCACACCGCTGCTTGAGGACATTCGCGACAAACTGGAGCGCATAGCGCCAGTGCTCAGCTATCAGGATTTCACCCAAGAGCAGGATAATCAGACCCTGCAACGCAATAACCTGCTGCATCTGGCCACACAGGTAGGCCAACAAGCCCGTGCAGAGCTTGAACTGATGCGAATGGATCGACGCCTCATACAACTGCACCAGCAATTGCTGGCGCACTTCAACGGCCAACCGCCAAAAGTCACTGTAATCCGCTTTGCCTCCCCTACAGTGGTGTATGTCATGGGCCCCAACTCCATGCCGGAACACGCCCTGCAACGCTTAGGGCTGAGCCCGGCGATGAAAGTGGAAAAAAGCCGCTGGGGCGCCTTGCAGAAACCAGTGACCGATCTGGGCCAGATCAACGATGGTGTGGTGTTGTACATCGGCCCATTTGCTCAGCAGGAGCGCGTATTCAGCACCGCCTTGTGGCAGGGCATGCCATTTGTACGCAAAGGTCATGTGGCCGAGATGAAACCCGTGTGGACCCACGGTGGAATCTTTTGCATCGAGAATCTGGCTGAGACAATCAGCGATGCACTGCTCAATTTACCGGCAGATGCAGCCCTGAACTCTCCTCCTCCGCTAAGCTAA
- the fhuB gene encoding Fe(3+)-hydroxamate ABC transporter permease FhuB, with translation MSAQPTSFKLVPSQQALWHRYGLTLLLGIALMLLHINLGTQLPLAQQWQLLFAPDTSDFSALHYHLAVLPRTAVALLIGAALGLAGSLLQQMTQNRLVSPMTIGASSGAWLSLLVVGSMAPQFAAEHGEWAALGGALGAIVLVLLIVGRSGLSGLPLVLAGMALNLLLGAIAGAIMLIFHEQSRGLFVWGAGDLTQIDWSWVQWLWPRLLIGLLALLLAPRALTLLQLGSQAAQGRGMNLLPVLLVLFLLAVWLSSVAITAVGMIGFIGLIAPNLARWLGARSSRDELCYSLLLGMLLLLGSDALAIALNSGLFELVPTGATTALIGAPALLWLSRRQLAAKDQGALQLPAGAVRVSPHTVLLIAVAGLLLSVAGLCLSRTLQGWELAWPAEPMWSLRWPRVLAAASAGCGLAVSGLLLQRLLRNPLASPDLLGLTAGASLAVLTLLVVFGSSLFWLFAPLAAFAGSLTVLAVLLLLGRRHQYAPAVMVLIGVALSALLTTALQFVLSKGSSDALALLGWLSGSTYRISGTQALWLLSGVIALSALTLFVHRAITLISIDGGIALSRGLNLKRTRLLLLLLASLLCAWVTSLLGPTAFVGLLAPHMAAMLGARKVKPQLWLAMALGGLLMVLADWLGRNLIFPLQVPVGLVASVVCGLYFVILLIRARRA, from the coding sequence ATGTCCGCTCAACCCACATCTTTCAAGCTCGTTCCGAGCCAGCAGGCCCTGTGGCACCGTTACGGCCTGACCCTGCTGCTGGGCATCGCCCTTATGCTGCTGCATATCAACCTCGGAACCCAATTGCCCCTGGCGCAGCAATGGCAGTTGCTCTTCGCCCCGGACACAAGCGACTTCAGCGCGCTGCACTACCACCTGGCTGTACTACCGCGTACTGCTGTGGCGCTGTTGATCGGTGCGGCGCTTGGCCTGGCGGGTAGTCTGCTGCAACAGATGACGCAAAACCGCTTGGTCTCTCCCATGACCATCGGCGCATCATCCGGGGCTTGGTTGAGCCTGTTAGTCGTCGGCAGTATGGCGCCACAGTTTGCCGCCGAGCATGGCGAGTGGGCGGCATTGGGCGGCGCCCTCGGGGCGATTGTTTTAGTGCTGCTGATCGTCGGCCGTAGCGGTCTCTCTGGTTTGCCGCTGGTACTCGCGGGGATGGCGCTAAACCTGCTGCTGGGGGCCATTGCCGGGGCCATCATGCTGATCTTTCATGAGCAGAGCCGCGGCCTGTTCGTCTGGGGGGCAGGGGATCTGACCCAAATCGACTGGAGCTGGGTGCAGTGGCTGTGGCCGCGCCTGCTCATCGGGTTGCTCGCTTTGCTGCTGGCACCCCGTGCGTTGACCCTGTTGCAGCTCGGCAGCCAAGCCGCACAAGGCCGGGGGATGAACCTGCTACCGGTGCTGTTGGTACTGTTTCTGTTGGCCGTTTGGCTGAGTTCAGTGGCCATAACCGCAGTGGGCATGATTGGTTTTATCGGCCTGATTGCCCCGAACCTGGCCCGCTGGCTCGGAGCCAGATCCTCCCGTGACGAGCTCTGCTACAGCCTGTTGCTGGGCATGTTGCTGCTGCTCGGCAGCGATGCACTGGCGATTGCGCTCAACAGCGGGCTGTTCGAGCTGGTACCGACCGGGGCCACTACCGCCCTCATCGGTGCGCCAGCACTGCTATGGTTGTCCCGACGCCAATTGGCCGCGAAGGATCAGGGCGCACTGCAGTTGCCTGCTGGTGCAGTGCGCGTGTCACCCCACACGGTGCTGCTGATCGCAGTGGCTGGGCTGCTCTTGAGCGTGGCGGGTCTGTGCCTGAGTCGTACCTTGCAAGGCTGGGAGTTGGCCTGGCCAGCTGAGCCAATGTGGTCACTGCGCTGGCCCCGTGTACTTGCAGCAGCCAGCGCGGGTTGTGGCCTTGCAGTGTCCGGCCTGCTACTCCAGCGCCTGCTACGCAACCCACTGGCCAGCCCGGACCTGCTCGGCCTGACCGCAGGGGCCTCTTTGGCTGTACTGACGCTGCTGGTGGTGTTCGGCAGCTCACTGTTCTGGCTGTTCGCGCCCCTGGCAGCGTTTGCCGGAAGCCTGACTGTGCTGGCCGTCTTGCTGCTGTTGGGACGACGCCACCAGTATGCACCGGCGGTGATGGTGCTGATCGGCGTAGCCCTCAGCGCGTTACTCACCACCGCGCTGCAATTCGTACTGAGCAAGGGCTCATCAGATGCCTTGGCGCTGCTCGGCTGGTTATCTGGCTCGACCTATCGTATCAGCGGTACCCAAGCGCTCTGGCTGCTGAGCGGGGTAATCGCCCTTAGCGCCTTAACCCTGTTCGTGCACCGGGCTATCACCTTGATTTCGATTGATGGCGGCATAGCCCTAAGCAGGGGCCTTAACCTGAAGCGAACACGCCTGCTGCTATTGCTGCTGGCATCGCTGCTGTGCGCGTGGGTCACCAGTTTGCTTGGACCGACCGCCTTTGTTGGCCTGTTAGCACCGCATATGGCAGCCATGCTCGGGGCACGCAAAGTGAAACCGCAACTGTGGCTGGCCATGGCCCTTGGCGGCCTGCTGATGGTGCTGGCGGACTGGCTGGGGCGTAATCTGATTTTCCCGTTGCAGGTACCGGTCGGGCTGGTGGCTTCGGTGGTGTGCGGGCTGTATTTCGTCATCCTGCTGATTCGGGCGAGGCGAGCATGA
- a CDS encoding ABC transporter ATP-binding protein yields MLKLHNIEVFRDQRSILKLDQLHIGTGQFTVILGHNGSGKSTLINLLARQIEPDTGHLQLLDQPLHSFSQRAFARQIAYLPQRLPDVPGLTVRELVRLGRYPWRGLFGLWREDDYQRVELAMQQTDTAQYAEHLADSLSGGERQRAWIAMLLAQAAPMILLDEPTSALDLGHQYQLLDLLHQLNREQGLGVVAILHDINLSCRYADRIIALKQGRLFFDGTPEQLLDEKRLSRLYDIDIQLLPQPGQRLPVAAVS; encoded by the coding sequence ATGCTGAAACTGCACAACATCGAAGTCTTCAGGGACCAGCGCAGCATCCTCAAACTGGATCAGCTGCACATCGGTACAGGCCAGTTCACCGTGATCCTCGGCCACAACGGCTCAGGCAAATCGACCCTGATCAATCTGCTGGCCCGCCAGATTGAACCGGATACCGGTCACCTGCAGCTGCTAGACCAGCCGTTACACAGCTTCAGCCAACGGGCCTTTGCCCGCCAGATCGCCTATCTACCGCAACGCTTGCCCGATGTACCGGGGCTGACCGTACGCGAGTTGGTACGTCTGGGACGCTACCCGTGGCGCGGACTCTTCGGCTTATGGCGGGAGGACGACTATCAGCGTGTTGAACTGGCCATGCAGCAAACTGATACCGCGCAATATGCCGAGCACTTGGCCGACAGTCTGTCGGGCGGCGAGCGCCAGCGCGCCTGGATCGCCATGCTACTGGCCCAGGCAGCCCCCATGATTCTGCTGGATGAGCCCACCTCGGCACTGGACTTAGGCCACCAGTATCAGCTCCTCGACCTGCTGCACCAGCTCAACCGGGAGCAGGGCCTTGGGGTGGTGGCGATCCTGCATGACATCAACCTCAGCTGCCGCTATGCCGACCGCATCATCGCGCTCAAGCAAGGCCGCCTGTTTTTTGATGGCACGCCTGAACAGCTACTGGATGAAAAACGTCTCAGTCGACTCTACGACATCGACATTCAGCTTCTGCCGCAACCCGGCCAGCGCTTACCTGTAGCTGCTGTCAGTTGA
- a CDS encoding siderophore ferric iron reductase: MGNTSCDLEQLLSTASQIVPRLSGHIGAAQADQLVCGTQDNPQRISNLYAWWQHQHPEAGRHYWSVRSWTLLIWQPIYLTVLAVHVNGKAPCLKDIGQTICDGFVGGFCLPEHCPRQGQLKELIEFAAGQIVGFLNDQLTEFNQVASIYPKLARLLAADCVVSALLLAHEQLALSKDHLVELEGLWMNALKLAPNSGLTSIYTEDGKEHMCLQRQVCCQHFRRHDGELCSSCPKLKKAERDQRLQAELLAAC; encoded by the coding sequence ATGGGCAACACCTCCTGCGACCTTGAGCAGTTACTCAGCACCGCGAGTCAGATTGTGCCGCGCTTAAGCGGGCATATTGGTGCCGCGCAGGCCGATCAATTGGTCTGCGGAACTCAGGACAACCCTCAACGCATCAGCAATCTCTATGCTTGGTGGCAGCACCAGCACCCTGAGGCGGGTCGCCATTACTGGTCCGTACGCAGCTGGACATTGTTAATCTGGCAGCCCATTTACCTCACCGTTCTGGCCGTGCATGTAAACGGCAAAGCGCCGTGCCTGAAGGATATTGGGCAAACAATCTGCGATGGTTTTGTGGGGGGATTTTGCCTGCCGGAACATTGCCCGCGTCAGGGACAACTCAAAGAGTTGATCGAGTTTGCCGCCGGACAAATCGTCGGGTTTCTCAATGATCAGCTGACAGAATTCAATCAGGTGGCCAGCATTTATCCCAAACTGGCACGCCTGCTCGCCGCAGATTGTGTTGTATCCGCGTTGCTCCTGGCCCATGAGCAGCTTGCGCTATCCAAGGACCATCTGGTTGAACTGGAAGGCTTGTGGATGAACGCCCTAAAGCTTGCGCCCAATAGCGGCCTGACCAGCATTTACACCGAAGACGGCAAAGAGCACATGTGCCTGCAACGGCAAGTGTGCTGTCAGCACTTCCGCCGCCATGATGGCGAGCTGTGCAGCAGTTGCCCGAAACTGAAAAAAGCCGAGCGCGATCAACGCCTGCAAGCGGAGCTGCTCGCCGCATGCTGA
- a CDS encoding CaiB/BaiF CoA-transferase family protein: protein MSGALSHIRVLDLSRVLAGPWAGQILGDLGAEVIKVERPGSGDDTRHWGPPFVKDADGNDSREAAYFQSANRNKQSVTVDFTQPEGQRLIRELVQHCDVLLENFKVGGLAAYGLDYASLKAINPRLIYCSVTGFGQNGPYAKRAGYDFMIQGLGGLMSLTGKPDGEEGAGPVKVGVALTDILTGLYATVGVLAALNQREQSGLGQHIDVALLDVQVACLANQAMNYLNTGVSPKRLGNAHPNIVPYQDFPSADGNFIIAVGNDGQFRKLCEVAGLPALADDPRFSTNKSRVAHRAELIPLLRQATVFKTTAEWVRLLEAAGVPCGPINDLAQVFADPQVQARGLRVDLPNSLGSTTPLVASPLHLSETPVEYRNAPPLLGEHTEQVLTKHLGLSAEQISTLRAAGVV, encoded by the coding sequence ATGTCTGGTGCTTTGTCTCACATCCGCGTTCTTGATCTTTCCCGCGTACTGGCGGGGCCTTGGGCTGGGCAGATCCTTGGTGATCTTGGCGCCGAAGTGATCAAAGTCGAGCGACCTGGCAGTGGCGATGACACCCGTCATTGGGGCCCACCCTTTGTGAAGGATGCCGACGGTAACGACTCCCGTGAGGCGGCTTACTTCCAGAGTGCGAACCGCAATAAGCAATCCGTCACCGTTGACTTCACCCAACCGGAAGGGCAGCGCCTGATCCGCGAACTGGTGCAGCACTGCGACGTTCTGCTGGAAAACTTTAAGGTCGGTGGACTCGCGGCTTATGGCCTCGACTACGCCAGCCTGAAAGCCATCAACCCACGCCTGATTTACTGCTCTGTGACCGGTTTCGGTCAAAACGGGCCGTATGCCAAGCGGGCGGGTTACGATTTCATGATTCAGGGTCTCGGCGGCCTGATGAGCCTGACCGGTAAGCCCGACGGTGAGGAAGGCGCAGGCCCGGTAAAAGTGGGCGTCGCCCTGACCGATATCCTCACCGGCTTATACGCTACCGTTGGCGTGCTGGCTGCACTCAACCAACGCGAGCAGTCAGGTCTTGGTCAGCATATCGACGTGGCCCTGCTGGATGTACAGGTTGCCTGCCTGGCCAACCAGGCCATGAACTACCTGAACACCGGCGTCTCGCCAAAACGCCTGGGCAACGCCCATCCGAACATTGTCCCGTATCAGGATTTCCCTTCCGCTGATGGCAACTTCATCATCGCCGTGGGTAACGACGGGCAGTTCCGCAAACTTTGCGAGGTTGCCGGCCTTCCGGCTTTGGCTGACGACCCGCGTTTTTCCACCAACAAATCCCGTGTTGCTCACCGCGCGGAGCTGATCCCTCTGCTGCGCCAGGCCACGGTATTTAAAACCACAGCAGAGTGGGTTCGCCTGCTTGAAGCTGCCGGCGTACCGTGCGGCCCGATCAACGATCTGGCCCAAGTGTTTGCCGACCCGCAAGTGCAAGCCCGTGGTTTGCGCGTTGACCTGCCCAATAGCCTCGGCAGTACGACACCGCTGGTGGCCAGCCCCCTGCATCTGTCTGAGACCCCGGTTGAATACCGCAATGCGCCGCCATTGCTTGGCGAACACACCGAACAGGTACTGACCAAGCACTTGGGCTTGAGTGCTGAGCAGATCAGCACACTGCGAGCGGCAGGCGTCGTATAA